A single Tamandua tetradactyla isolate mTamTet1 chromosome X, mTamTet1.pri, whole genome shotgun sequence DNA region contains:
- the LOC143671032 gene encoding uncharacterized protein LOC143671032: MVWQDLCENPPPWVKPFLTPLGQHDSPSVLPIKEPGPSQAPKLYLSLPPAVLPESQSDLLLFEAGPSSPPLYPSALVQDPPSLSSPSPSSSFLSPQVHQETIPDEPGPAHSTRSRRALSPSDVAVTLPLRPHGPPVDDGHGGEMPALQYWPFSSSDLYNWKNNNPPFSEAPTRLTGLVESLMFSHQPTWDDCQQLLGTLFTTEERDRILPEARKQVPGQDGRPTQLQHIIDDRFPLRRPNWDPNTSEGCEPWKKPSGSCGGSSPPPTSQETTELRINIRWETSSMSAATKSRLLNLTGKNRIRYS, from the exons atggtttggcaggacctgtgtgaaaatccacctccatgggtaaagccatttcttactcctcttggtcaacatgactctccctctgtacttccaatcaaggagccgggtccttctcaagctccgaaactctatctttctttgcctcctgcagtcctaccggaatcccaatcggatctactcctcttcgaagcaggtccttcttcccctcctctctaCCCTTCAGCTCtggtacaggaccccccttctcttagctcaccttctccctcctctagttttctctccccgcaggttcaccaagagacgatcccagatgaaccgggaccggcacatagtacacgaagcagacgagcactaagcccatctgatgtagcggtcactctccccctcagaccgcacgggcctccagtggatgatggacatgggggagaaatgcctgctctacaatactggcccttttcctcctctgacttatataactggaaaaataataaccctcctttttccgaggctcccactaggctgactggattggtggagtcccttatgttctctcaccagcccacttgggatgattgtcaacaactcctggggactctcttcaccacggaggagcgaGATCGAATCCTaccggaagccaggaagcaagttcctggacaagacgggagacccacccaactccagcatatcATCGATgatcggttcccgctgcgccgccctaactgggacccgaacacctctgaag gctgcgagccttggaaaaagcccagcggttcctgtggcggcagctctccacctcctaccagccaggagacaacagaactccgcatcaatatcaggtgggagacttcgtctATGTCCGCTGCCACCAAGTCCAGACTCTTGAACCTCACTGGAAAGaaccgtatcaggtactcttga